From the Corticium candelabrum chromosome 2, ooCorCand1.1, whole genome shotgun sequence genome, one window contains:
- the LOC134176113 gene encoding uncharacterized protein LOC134176113 isoform X1 — MLLYDILPYKENAVDTLCEILKEAGQLHIVRDVMKRGGVVCADEPASNLQTVQQQQTIQQSEPNQQCDGLNGQEKSMTESVQDQQGSMTAPTEDNCTREREEDGTSGSTVEATTTSQEDLEVDSEWKERLKHCLPDLLAALRPSLFLDQLRGSNLISQEEHTDLQEKSLSETDRSDTLVSFILPRKGKGSFESFCKILCNVEKQKHIVSEILKVQNPSLLPVDANVSRSGETIGQSVKRKKANEHSSDSSHSKRSCVGGKIGSATFIFRKIDKEAVKVWKESIRKMCRKCFKISQKDVKFVYSLPPAGQVDSVFFGDSINKIALVHLDGVAPDRVESHKSRLVSFIARLMKVTENHIHYMEATKGSSLVLFQMRMDDYFRLFSALTVEAQCIALYQTLKWTFPELVGVKFRLGGLPAVELSNSRLSLEKVLMGIGSNLRTLRMNQTTMLSLSAISLQYEYMDMEKHVFCLYDIVDGVTDDLRNCDCRILTLQKSVPHAKYSSRQNKIVLDELGNDRIDHAVQLMVRDKNSVAACFRRMKLREHKTAIDVNEKLDVIKGLREEVETKLSQRPQLAELTACSHSLIEGLQARVVNLKLSKKMGSMKQQTEAMGEKWTNLALRIDKAQSVEEIQINDSLPSWTQWNVHMPHDSWSYNKMGEIEGRLVVGGFDGNLHVFTYKLNKWDKFVRKNGYIRNVVCHQGVCLVCVEDVDKDQFVIEQFYLNEDNKWRFLTVLPNKLRLGGVSVALHDNSLYVVGGVTKSGETVNTASVCDLHSGHWYKMDDMQTKRCYCSSVIINNTVFVGGGEIYRDYFSNIVECADVRDRKWRTIPSTTTSDSTLTSVSNRLVGTGGVTQQWFHSYSNIVELYDERSTKWLPLPHMTHKRWAHAAFSTQNGELITAGGMDEQHRMLLSIESLKCD, encoded by the exons ATGCTGCTCTACGATATCCTGCCATACAAGGAAAACGCTGTTGATACACTTTGTGAGATTCTGAAAGAAGCAGGTCAGCTACATATCGTTAGAGACGTTATGAAGAGAGGAGGCGTGGTTTGTGCAGATGAGCCTGCAAGTAATCTGCAGAcagtacagcaacagcagaccATCCAACAGTCAGAACCTAATCAACAG TGTGACGGGCTCAATGGACAGGAGAAGAGCATGACAGAAAGTGTGCAAGATCAGCAAGGTAGTATGACTGCACCTACTGAAGACAACTGCACTAGAGAAAGGGAGGAAGATGGGACTAGTGGATCAACAGTGGAAGCAACTACAACTTCACAGGAAGATCTCGAGGTAGATTCTGAATGGAAGGAACGTTTGAAGCATTGTCTTCCAGATCTTCTAGCTGCTCTTCGTCCAAGTTTGTTTTTGGATCAACTTCGAGGTTCTAATTTAATTTCTCAAGAAGAACACACAGACCTGCAAGAAAAGTCATTGTCTGAAACTGATCGATCGGACACACTTGTAAGTTTTATTCTTCCTCGAAAAGGAAAGGGATCATTTGAATCATTTTGTAAGATTCTTTGTAATGTGgagaaacaaaaacatattGTAAGTGAAATTCTGAAAGTTCAAAATCCATCCTTACTTCCTGTTGATGCCAACGTTTCACGTAGTGGAGAAACGATTGGTCAATCTGTCAAAAGGAAAAAAGCGAATGAACATTCTAGTGACTCATCTCATTCTAAACGATCATGCGTTGGTGGAAAGATTGGAAGTGCAACATTTATATTTAGAAAGATAGACAAGGAGGCTGTCAAAGTCTGGAAGGAGAGTATTAGAAAAATGTGTCGAAAATGTTTTAAAATATCACAAAAAGATGTAAAGTTTGTGTACAGTCTTCCACCAGCTGGTCAAGTGGATTCCGTATTCTTTGGTGACTCAATCAACAAGATAGCTTTAGTTCATCTGGATGGTGTAGCACCAGATCGTGTTGAGAGTCACAAGAGCCGGTTAGTTTCTTTCATTGCTCGTTTAATGAAAGTGACAGAAAATCACATTCATTATATGGAGGCAACTAAAGGCTCATCTCTTGTTCTGTTTCAAATGCGAATGGATGACTACTTTAGACTTTTTTCTGCACTGACCGTGGAAGCGCAATGTATTGCACTTTATCAAACGTTGAAATGGACATTTCCAGAGTTAGTTGGGGTCAAGTTTAGACTTGGTGGTTTGCCAGCAGTGGAATTGAGCAATTCAAGATTAAGCTTGGAGAAAGTGTTGATGGGCATAG GAAGTAATTTGAGAACTCTGAGGATGAACCAGACGACCATGTTGTCACTGTCAGCAATTTCTTTA cAATATGAGTACATGGACATGGAGAAacatgtattttgtttgtatgaCATTGTTGATGGTGTAACAGATGATCTGCGGAACTGTGACTGTCGG ATTCTGACATTACAGAAATCAGTTCCACATGCAAAGTACTCTAGCAGACAGAACAAAATAGTGTTGGACGAACTTGGGAATGACAGAATTGATCATGCAGTTCAG CTCATGGTAAGAGACAAGAATTCTGTTGCTGCATGTTTCAGAAGAATGAAATTGAGAGAGCATAAGACTGCAATAGATGTAAAT GAAAAACTTGATGTAATTAAAGGACTTCGAGAAGAAGTAGAGACAAAGCTATCACAAAGACCACAA TTGGCAGAGTTAACTGCATGCAGTCACTCACTGATAGAAGGATTACAAGCAAGAGTAGTCAATCTCAAGCTTTCTAAGAAAATGGGTTCAATG aaacaacagacagaagcaATGGGAGAGAAGTGGACAAATTTGGCTCTTCGAATTGACAAAGCACAATCTGTAGAAGAGATTCAG atcaatgacagtctgCCATCATGGACACAGTGGAATGTACACATGCCTCATGACAGTTGGTCATATAATAAAATGGGAGAGATTGAAGGCAGACTAGTTGTAGGAGGTTTTGATGGTAATCTGCATGTATTCACTTATAAACTTAATAAGTGGGACAAGTTTGTCAGAAAGAATGGTTACATCAGGAATGTAGTGtgtcatcaaggtgtgtgtctggtgtgtgtggagGATGTAGATAAAgatcagtttgtgattgaacaattttatttgaatgaaGACAACAAATGGCGTTTTCTCACAGTTCTACCAAACAAACTGCGGTTGGGTGgtgtatctgttgctcttcatgacaactcactgtatgtggtgggCGGTGTGACTAAATCAGGGGAGACAGTGAACACAGCAagtgtgtgtgaccttcacagcggtcattggtataagatggatgacatgcaaacaaaacgttgttactgttcttctgttattataaacaacacagtgtttgtagggGGAGGAGAGATATATAGAGATTACTTTAGTAAtattgttgagtgtgcagatgttcgtgatagaaaatggagaacaatcCCCTCTACAACAACATCCGACTCGACATTAACATCAGTCAGTAATAGACTGGTTGGGACTGGAGGAGTGACACAACAGTGGTTTCATTCTTAttctaatattgtagaattatatgatgagagatctaccaaatggcttcctcttccacacatgacacacaaacggtgggcacatgctgcattctcaactcagaatggagaactcatcacagcaggaGGGATGGATGAACAACATAGAATGTTACTATCAATAGAAAGTCTGAAATGTGACTAA
- the LOC134176113 gene encoding uncharacterized protein LOC134176113 isoform X2, with translation MLLYDILPYKENAVDTLCEILKEAGQLHIVRDVMKRGGVVCADEPASNLQTVQQQQTIQQSEPNQQCDGLNGQEKSMTESVQDQQGSMTAPTEDNCTREREEDGTSGSTVEATTTSQEDLEVDSEWKERLKHCLPDLLAALRPSLFLDQLRGSNLISQEEHTDLQEKSLSETDRSDTLVSFILPRKGKGSFESFCKILCNVEKQKHIVSEILKVQNPSLLPVDANVSRSGETIGQSVKRKKANEHSSDSSHSKRSCVGGKIGSATFIFRKIDKEAVKVWKESIRKMCRKCFKISQKDVKFVYSLPPAGQVDSVFFGDSINKIALVHLDGVAPDRVESHKSRLVSFIARLMKVTENHIHYMEATKGSSLVLFQMRMDDYFRLFSALTVEAQCIALYQTLKWTFPELVGVKFRLGGLPAVELSNSRLSLEKVLMGIGSNLRTLRMNQTTMLSLSAISLQYEYMDMEKHVFCLYDIVDGVTDDLRNCDCRILTLQKSVPHAKYSSRQNKIVLDELGNDRIDHAVQLMVRDKNSVAACFRRMKLREHKTAIDVNEKLDVIKGLREEVETKLSQRPQLAELTACSHSLIEGLQARVVNLKLSKKMGSMKQQTEAMGEKWTNLALRIDKAQSVEEIQINDSLPSWTQWNVHMPHDSWSYNKMGEIEGRLVVGGFDGNLHVFTYKLNKWDKFVRKNGYIRNVVCHQGVCLVCVEDVDKDQFVIEQFYLNEDNKWRFLTVLPNKLRLGGVSVALHDNSLYVVGGVTKSGETVNTASVCDLHSGHWYKMDDMQTKRCYCSSVIINNTVFVGGGEIYRDYFSNIVECADVRDRKWRTIPSTTTSDSTLTSNYMMRDLPNGFLFHT, from the exons ATGCTGCTCTACGATATCCTGCCATACAAGGAAAACGCTGTTGATACACTTTGTGAGATTCTGAAAGAAGCAGGTCAGCTACATATCGTTAGAGACGTTATGAAGAGAGGAGGCGTGGTTTGTGCAGATGAGCCTGCAAGTAATCTGCAGAcagtacagcaacagcagaccATCCAACAGTCAGAACCTAATCAACAG TGTGACGGGCTCAATGGACAGGAGAAGAGCATGACAGAAAGTGTGCAAGATCAGCAAGGTAGTATGACTGCACCTACTGAAGACAACTGCACTAGAGAAAGGGAGGAAGATGGGACTAGTGGATCAACAGTGGAAGCAACTACAACTTCACAGGAAGATCTCGAGGTAGATTCTGAATGGAAGGAACGTTTGAAGCATTGTCTTCCAGATCTTCTAGCTGCTCTTCGTCCAAGTTTGTTTTTGGATCAACTTCGAGGTTCTAATTTAATTTCTCAAGAAGAACACACAGACCTGCAAGAAAAGTCATTGTCTGAAACTGATCGATCGGACACACTTGTAAGTTTTATTCTTCCTCGAAAAGGAAAGGGATCATTTGAATCATTTTGTAAGATTCTTTGTAATGTGgagaaacaaaaacatattGTAAGTGAAATTCTGAAAGTTCAAAATCCATCCTTACTTCCTGTTGATGCCAACGTTTCACGTAGTGGAGAAACGATTGGTCAATCTGTCAAAAGGAAAAAAGCGAATGAACATTCTAGTGACTCATCTCATTCTAAACGATCATGCGTTGGTGGAAAGATTGGAAGTGCAACATTTATATTTAGAAAGATAGACAAGGAGGCTGTCAAAGTCTGGAAGGAGAGTATTAGAAAAATGTGTCGAAAATGTTTTAAAATATCACAAAAAGATGTAAAGTTTGTGTACAGTCTTCCACCAGCTGGTCAAGTGGATTCCGTATTCTTTGGTGACTCAATCAACAAGATAGCTTTAGTTCATCTGGATGGTGTAGCACCAGATCGTGTTGAGAGTCACAAGAGCCGGTTAGTTTCTTTCATTGCTCGTTTAATGAAAGTGACAGAAAATCACATTCATTATATGGAGGCAACTAAAGGCTCATCTCTTGTTCTGTTTCAAATGCGAATGGATGACTACTTTAGACTTTTTTCTGCACTGACCGTGGAAGCGCAATGTATTGCACTTTATCAAACGTTGAAATGGACATTTCCAGAGTTAGTTGGGGTCAAGTTTAGACTTGGTGGTTTGCCAGCAGTGGAATTGAGCAATTCAAGATTAAGCTTGGAGAAAGTGTTGATGGGCATAG GAAGTAATTTGAGAACTCTGAGGATGAACCAGACGACCATGTTGTCACTGTCAGCAATTTCTTTA cAATATGAGTACATGGACATGGAGAAacatgtattttgtttgtatgaCATTGTTGATGGTGTAACAGATGATCTGCGGAACTGTGACTGTCGG ATTCTGACATTACAGAAATCAGTTCCACATGCAAAGTACTCTAGCAGACAGAACAAAATAGTGTTGGACGAACTTGGGAATGACAGAATTGATCATGCAGTTCAG CTCATGGTAAGAGACAAGAATTCTGTTGCTGCATGTTTCAGAAGAATGAAATTGAGAGAGCATAAGACTGCAATAGATGTAAAT GAAAAACTTGATGTAATTAAAGGACTTCGAGAAGAAGTAGAGACAAAGCTATCACAAAGACCACAA TTGGCAGAGTTAACTGCATGCAGTCACTCACTGATAGAAGGATTACAAGCAAGAGTAGTCAATCTCAAGCTTTCTAAGAAAATGGGTTCAATG aaacaacagacagaagcaATGGGAGAGAAGTGGACAAATTTGGCTCTTCGAATTGACAAAGCACAATCTGTAGAAGAGATTCAG atcaatgacagtctgCCATCATGGACACAGTGGAATGTACACATGCCTCATGACAGTTGGTCATATAATAAAATGGGAGAGATTGAAGGCAGACTAGTTGTAGGAGGTTTTGATGGTAATCTGCATGTATTCACTTATAAACTTAATAAGTGGGACAAGTTTGTCAGAAAGAATGGTTACATCAGGAATGTAGTGtgtcatcaaggtgtgtgtctggtgtgtgtggagGATGTAGATAAAgatcagtttgtgattgaacaattttatttgaatgaaGACAACAAATGGCGTTTTCTCACAGTTCTACCAAACAAACTGCGGTTGGGTGgtgtatctgttgctcttcatgacaactcactgtatgtggtgggCGGTGTGACTAAATCAGGGGAGACAGTGAACACAGCAagtgtgtgtgaccttcacagcggtcattggtataagatggatgacatgcaaacaaaacgttgttactgttcttctgttattataaacaacacagtgtttgtagggGGAGGAGAGATATATAGAGATTACTTTAGTAAtattgttgagtgtgcagatgttcgtgatagaaaatggagaacaatcCCCTCTACAACAACATCCGACTCGACATTAACATCA aattatatgatgagagatctaccaaatggcttcctcttccacacatga